A genome region from Flavobacterium sp. includes the following:
- a CDS encoding RagB/SusD family nutrient uptake outer membrane protein encodes MKKYFFTTVITLTLFSTLCISCSDEFVDPKVEYSIDSENYFNSKADYDQALIAAYDLLQSSYANVILGEIASDNTLCGGESPTDVIGWQQIDDMIHTPTNSNLRDIWNWMFAGVQRANYILEFKDKTDFPEKTQVIAEARFLRAYYQFELVKWFGGIPMKGDARFKIGDEKTIPRSSVQEVYASIEADLIFASANLAPNASQKGRATKSAAQALLGKAYLYQNKYTQAAAALESVITSGKYSLVTDYNSIFEMDGENGPESIFEVQYTDVEGAGFGCLQCSEGNVAVGFSGVRNFSGPLFSSGFSFNVPTQEAADAFEVGDRRKDVAILDIAAFAAANANYDGGKGVSYGKGNEDTGFFNRKYLPRKRSSNAQGDLNLTNPNNYRAIRYADVLLMAAEAYNRGGIDDGKARTYLNLVRQRAFGDNNHNITASGAALTDFIWAERRVELLGEGHRFFDLVRTGKAVGTIPGFTANKNELFPLPIEEIQFANGNWQQNPGY; translated from the coding sequence ATGAAAAAATATTTCTTTACAACCGTTATAACTCTTACTCTGTTTTCGACCTTGTGTATTTCTTGTTCGGATGAGTTTGTAGACCCTAAAGTAGAATATTCAATAGATTCTGAAAACTATTTTAATTCAAAAGCAGATTACGATCAGGCTTTAATTGCTGCTTACGATTTGCTTCAATCTTCATATGCAAATGTTATATTGGGAGAAATTGCTTCAGATAATACATTATGTGGAGGAGAAAGCCCAACGGATGTTATTGGATGGCAGCAAATTGACGATATGATCCATACGCCGACAAACAGCAATTTAAGAGACATCTGGAACTGGATGTTTGCAGGAGTTCAAAGAGCTAATTATATTCTTGAATTTAAGGATAAAACCGATTTTCCTGAAAAAACACAAGTTATTGCCGAGGCACGTTTTTTAAGAGCTTATTATCAGTTTGAATTAGTAAAATGGTTTGGCGGTATTCCGATGAAAGGTGATGCAAGATTTAAAATTGGAGACGAAAAAACAATACCACGTTCATCAGTTCAGGAAGTATATGCATCAATCGAAGCTGATTTAATTTTTGCTTCTGCTAATCTGGCGCCAAATGCTTCTCAAAAAGGCCGTGCAACAAAAAGTGCAGCTCAGGCTTTATTAGGAAAAGCCTATTTATATCAAAATAAATATACTCAGGCAGCCGCAGCATTAGAGTCTGTAATCACTTCAGGAAAATATTCTTTAGTAACAGATTATAATTCAATTTTTGAAATGGATGGAGAAAACGGACCAGAATCTATTTTTGAAGTGCAGTACACAGATGTTGAAGGAGCTGGATTTGGATGTTTACAATGTAGTGAAGGTAACGTAGCAGTTGGTTTCAGCGGTGTTAGAAACTTTTCAGGACCACTTTTCTCTTCAGGATTTAGTTTTAATGTACCAACTCAGGAAGCTGCAGATGCTTTTGAAGTGGGAGACAGACGTAAAGATGTTGCCATTTTAGACATCGCTGCTTTTGCTGCTGCAAATGCTAATTACGATGGAGGAAAAGGAGTTAGCTACGGAAAAGGAAATGAAGACACAGGTTTCTTCAACAGAAAATATCTTCCAAGAAAAAGAAGCTCAAATGCTCAGGGAGATTTAAACTTAACAAATCCAAATAACTATAGAGCAATTCGTTATGCAGATGTTCTTTTGATGGCTGCTGAAGCTTATAACAGAGGCGGAATTGATGACGGAAAAGCAAGAACATACTTAAACCTTGTTAGACAGCGTGCATTTGGAGACAACAACCATAATATCACAGCTTCTGGAGCTGCTTTAACAGATTTTATCTGGGCAGAAAGAAGAGTAGAGCTTTTGGGAGAAGGACATCGTTTCTTTGATTTAGTAAGAACTGGTAAAGCTGTTGGAACAATTCCTGGATTTACAGCAAATAAAAACGAATTATTCCCGCTTCCAATCGAAGAAATTCAATTCGCAAACGGAAACTGGCAGCAAAATCCTGGATATTAA
- a CDS encoding TonB-dependent receptor, whose amino-acid sequence MGTEIKLKGDKVIEQIPSIKDKALRINLNENIYGTFAEIGAGQETVRHFFRSGGSSGTIAKAMSAYDKDFSDAVYGVESDGRYVTENRLKKMLTFEGELIEERLSREKHPNKLFFSYANTVATIDFAKQFKGHGWVGIRYQIEPDEAYNEIILHIRFKETDARLQQETLGILGVNLIYGAFYKYNDPKRLLRYLYDHLDKDQLEIDTINFSGPRFADVDNRLMSLQLVKNGMTDAVMFNPEGKNILPAAILYKKNLLALRGSFRPVTKVNMDMYEKSLQMFLEENKVEKDNTLVVFEITLSNLRSDGEIDERDFMDRAELLCSLGQTVMISNFQEYYKVVEYFANYTKARMGLAMGVNNLVDIFDEKYYRHLSGGILEAFGKLFYRDMKVFLYPMLDENGELMTSSNLKVHPRMKELYKFFKFNGKVIDITDYDPHNLEVFSREVLKMINQGKKGWEPMLPPGIAEIIKEHHLFGYHPQKELEQNT is encoded by the coding sequence ATGGGTACAGAAATAAAACTCAAAGGTGACAAGGTCATCGAACAGATTCCTTCTATAAAAGACAAAGCTTTACGCATTAATTTAAACGAGAATATTTACGGAACATTTGCTGAAATTGGTGCTGGACAAGAGACAGTTAGACACTTTTTCAGATCCGGAGGTTCATCAGGAACTATTGCAAAAGCAATGTCGGCCTATGACAAAGATTTTAGTGACGCTGTTTATGGAGTTGAAAGTGACGGAAGATATGTTACTGAAAACCGACTTAAAAAAATGCTTACGTTTGAGGGAGAATTGATCGAAGAACGTCTAAGCAGAGAAAAACACCCAAATAAACTTTTCTTCAGCTACGCCAATACGGTAGCAACAATAGATTTTGCCAAACAATTTAAAGGACACGGCTGGGTTGGAATTCGATACCAGATTGAACCAGACGAAGCTTATAACGAAATCATTCTTCACATTCGTTTTAAAGAAACTGATGCCAGATTACAACAAGAAACACTTGGAATTTTAGGTGTAAACTTAATTTACGGTGCTTTCTATAAATATAATGACCCTAAACGTTTATTACGTTATTTATACGATCACTTAGATAAAGATCAGTTAGAGATTGATACTATTAACTTTTCTGGTCCTCGTTTTGCTGATGTAGACAATCGTTTGATGAGTTTACAATTGGTAAAAAACGGAATGACTGATGCCGTAATGTTTAATCCGGAAGGAAAAAACATTCTTCCGGCTGCTATTTTATACAAAAAGAACCTTTTAGCCCTTAGAGGAAGTTTCCGTCCGGTTACGAAAGTAAATATGGACATGTACGAGAAATCTCTGCAAATGTTCCTTGAAGAAAATAAAGTTGAGAAAGATAATACGTTGGTTGTTTTTGAAATCACACTTTCGAATTTACGTTCTGACGGGGAAATTGATGAACGTGACTTTATGGACAGAGCCGAATTACTTTGTTCGCTTGGACAAACGGTTATGATTTCGAATTTCCAGGAATATTATAAAGTAGTTGAGTATTTTGCCAATTATACCAAAGCCCGTATGGGATTAGCAATGGGTGTAAACAACCTTGTTGATATTTTTGACGAGAAATATTACCGCCATTTAAGTGGAGGAATTCTGGAAGCTTTTGGAAAATTATTCTACCGAGACATGAAGGTTTTCCTTTATCCAATGCTGGATGAAAATGGAGAATTAATGACTTCCAGCAACTTAAAAGTTCATCCTAGAATGAAGGAATTATACAAATTCTTTAAGTTCAATGGAAAAGTTATTGATATTACAGATTACGATCCGCATAATTTGGAAGTTTTCTCTCGTGAGGTTTTAAAAATGATCAATCAGGGCAAAAAAGGCTGGGAACCAATGCTTCCGCCTGGTATTGCAGAAATCATCAAAGAACACCACCTTTTTGGATATCACCCGCAGAAAGAATTAGAACAAAATACATAA
- a CDS encoding MBL fold metallo-hydrolase — translation MKVYFLGTGTSQGIPIIGIDHPVCKSTDAKDKRLRVSIWITWDEHSFVIDCGPDFRQQMLSCGCRKLDAILFTHEHADHTAGLDDIRPFNFRQGEIPIYGHKRVLDNLRRRFDYVFETVNKYPGAPSVKTIEVKNNEPFAAGDKMAIPINAMHGELQVFGYRIDDFAYLTDVKTIEQAEIDKLKGLKVLVVNALRVEPHDTHFNLQEALDFINLVKPKKAYLTHISHVLGFHEEVQKQLPENVFLAYDNLEITI, via the coding sequence TTGAAGGTCTATTTTTTAGGTACTGGTACTTCTCAAGGCATTCCCATCATCGGAATCGATCACCCCGTTTGCAAAAGCACTGATGCTAAGGATAAAAGGCTCCGTGTGTCCATCTGGATTACATGGGACGAGCATTCATTTGTAATCGATTGCGGCCCTGATTTTAGACAGCAGATGCTTTCTTGCGGATGTCGTAAACTCGACGCTATTTTATTTACGCATGAACATGCAGATCATACTGCTGGTTTGGATGATATTCGTCCGTTTAATTTCCGTCAGGGAGAAATTCCTATTTACGGACATAAACGTGTTCTCGATAATTTAAGACGCCGTTTTGATTATGTTTTCGAAACCGTAAATAAATATCCCGGAGCGCCAAGCGTAAAAACTATCGAAGTTAAAAACAACGAGCCTTTTGCGGCTGGAGATAAAATGGCAATTCCGATAAACGCTATGCACGGAGAGTTACAGGTTTTTGGATACCGAATTGACGATTTTGCCTATTTAACCGATGTAAAAACAATTGAACAAGCTGAAATTGATAAGCTTAAAGGGTTAAAAGTTTTAGTTGTTAACGCTTTGCGTGTGGAACCTCATGATACGCATTTTAATTTACAGGAAGCACTGGATTTTATCAATTTGGTAAAACCAAAAAAAGCTTATTTAACGCACATCAGCCACGTTTTAGGTTTTCACGAAGAAGTACAAAAACAGCTTCCCGAAAATGTTTTTCTGGCTTACGATAATTTAGAAATTACAATTTAA
- a CDS encoding sigma-70 family RNA polymerase sigma factor has product MADLQTPDALLVKNYVDGNEAALATLIKRHESKIYGFIYSKIADRDISNDIFQDTFIKVIKTLKSNSYNEEGKFLPWVMRISHNLIVDHFRKTKKMPMYRETEEFSIFSIMSDDSLNIEGRMIVDQVEMDLKRLIEELPDDQKEVLVMRMYQDMSFKEISELTDVSINTALGRMRYALMNLRKIIDKHQIILTN; this is encoded by the coding sequence ATGGCTGATCTGCAAACTCCAGACGCTCTATTAGTAAAAAATTATGTTGACGGCAATGAAGCTGCCCTGGCAACATTAATTAAAAGGCACGAATCTAAGATATATGGTTTTATATATTCTAAGATAGCTGATAGAGATATTTCAAATGATATTTTTCAGGATACTTTTATTAAAGTAATCAAAACTTTAAAAAGCAATTCTTATAACGAAGAAGGCAAATTCCTGCCTTGGGTTATGCGTATTTCTCATAATTTAATTGTAGATCACTTTCGCAAAACCAAAAAAATGCCAATGTACAGAGAAACCGAAGAGTTTTCAATTTTTTCAATCATGTCTGATGATTCATTAAATATTGAAGGCAGAATGATTGTAGATCAGGTAGAAATGGATTTAAAAAGGTTAATCGAAGAACTTCCGGATGACCAGAAAGAAGTATTGGTAATGAGAATGTATCAGGATATGAGTTTCAAAGAAATTTCAGAATTAACTGATGTAAGTATCAATACAGCATTGGGTAGAATGCGTTATGCTTTGATGAATTTGAGAAAAATTATTGATAAACATCAAATTATTTTAACCAACTAA
- the bcp gene encoding thioredoxin-dependent thiol peroxidase encodes MTTLKAGDKAPNFSGIDQDGKTHKLADYAGKKLVVFFYPKASTPGCTAEACDLRDNFHRFQANNYELLGVSADSQKAQVKFKEKYELPFPLLADEDKSVINAFGVWGPKKFMGKEYDGIHRTTFVINEKGIIDEVIENVKTKEHAAQILK; translated from the coding sequence ATGACAACATTAAAAGCCGGAGATAAAGCGCCAAATTTTTCAGGAATTGATCAGGATGGTAAAACACATAAATTAGCTGATTATGCAGGAAAAAAATTAGTAGTTTTCTTTTATCCAAAAGCAAGTACGCCGGGCTGTACAGCAGAAGCTTGTGACTTGAGGGATAATTTTCATCGTTTTCAGGCAAATAATTATGAACTTCTTGGTGTAAGCGCCGACAGCCAGAAAGCGCAAGTTAAATTCAAAGAAAAATACGAATTACCATTTCCTTTATTAGCAGATGAAGACAAATCTGTAATCAATGCTTTTGGCGTTTGGGGACCAAAGAAATTTATGGGAAAAGAATATGACGGAATTCACAGAACTACTTTTGTAATCAACGAAAAAGGAATTATTGATGAGGTAATTGAAAACGTAAAAACAAAAGAACACGCAGCGCAGATTTTGAAATAA
- a CDS encoding TonB-dependent receptor, producing MKSKLLLIVLSLCTSFAFAQSIDVSGTVVDGSGLALPGVNVKVKSSSQNTTTDFDGSFKLSGVSKGASVVFSYIGYRTQEVVVSGTKMTVKMADDAKSLDEVVVIGYGTQKKREVTGAVSVVDSKTLDILKPARIEQALQGTVSGVNVTTQSGAPGAPLDIRIRGIATNGQNAPTVIIDGYVGDLGLLSPNDIETITVLKDAQAAIYGTIGANGIILVTTKMGKKNTKTRVSFNSYAGFQETSRKLPTLNATEYALLLNESYANGGRPLPYPNVSGLGSGTDWQKEVFQKAPIINNDLTISGGSDKLTYSISGSHLDQEGIVGGDKSGFLRNTARLGLSADLSDKFKLKTNVIYTYFTRKTLNENGLGSVLFNALNVPATLKPYDANGEFTLVPSTTGLGNEIINPLAQIANTYNDYNYKKLNGNFGLDYKIFKGFTLSSSIGFNTSNSEGKSFAKQISYGGKVFDVQRSSVNQSAVNDNNYSFDLFGTYTTKIADAHNVTGTLGTTIFKEWGNGLSATGFDVPNNSWEFADISLTKGVSATLTNSSYVYDQRRLSYFGRLQYDYKGKYLLSGMLRRDSSTKFGPGNKVGYFPSFTAGWVVSEEGFFGTPKFINFLKLRGSYGTLGNDQIQNYGYLGLLNGEATYVFDGTLVNGTAGGQVPNPDLKWEEAQKFDVGLDLKVLNDKVFIVADYFIDTRKDLLIQNIPVSGITGTGAPGASAPTLNAGSVRNKGFEFSVEYKDKISDSFSFSLAYNVTFLKNEVLEVNNGTGFIETGAFGVGQPAAARMEVGKPIGYFYGYKTDGIFQNQAEVDAHPSQVALGAAAAPGDLRYVDVNGDGVIDTKDKTNIGDPIPDATMGFNLQLNYKNVDFAVYTFASVGNDMIRNYERTLSDANRLNYVLDRWTGEGSTNSTPRVTTGATSNNVLSSYFVEDASYFRIQNVQLGYSLSPSVTQKVGISKLRLYAGVNNLYTFTKYKGFDPGASSGAPIGGGIDYGFYPIPRTYLMGLNINF from the coding sequence TTCGTCACAAAACACAACCACCGATTTTGACGGATCTTTTAAGTTATCGGGAGTTTCGAAGGGAGCTTCTGTTGTTTTTAGTTACATAGGCTACAGAACTCAGGAAGTTGTAGTTTCCGGAACTAAAATGACTGTAAAAATGGCCGACGACGCCAAGTCTCTTGACGAAGTCGTTGTTATTGGTTATGGTACTCAAAAGAAAAGAGAAGTTACCGGAGCTGTTTCTGTTGTAGACAGCAAAACACTTGATATCTTGAAACCAGCAAGAATCGAGCAGGCTTTACAAGGAACTGTTTCAGGGGTAAACGTAACGACGCAGTCAGGAGCGCCGGGTGCACCATTGGATATTCGTATTCGTGGTATAGCCACAAACGGACAAAATGCGCCAACTGTTATTATTGATGGGTATGTTGGAGATTTAGGTCTTTTAAGTCCAAATGATATTGAAACCATTACCGTTTTAAAAGATGCTCAGGCCGCAATTTATGGTACTATTGGAGCAAACGGAATCATTTTGGTAACGACTAAAATGGGTAAAAAGAATACTAAAACCAGAGTTTCGTTTAACAGTTATGCTGGTTTTCAGGAAACTTCAAGAAAATTACCAACTTTAAACGCTACAGAATATGCACTTTTATTAAATGAAAGTTATGCAAATGGAGGAAGACCGCTTCCTTATCCAAATGTTTCTGGTTTAGGTTCCGGAACAGACTGGCAGAAAGAAGTTTTTCAAAAAGCTCCAATTATTAATAACGATTTGACAATTTCCGGAGGATCTGATAAACTTACATATTCTATCAGTGGATCGCATTTAGATCAGGAAGGTATTGTTGGCGGAGATAAATCTGGTTTCTTAAGAAATACGGCAAGACTTGGTTTAAGTGCAGACCTAAGCGATAAATTCAAATTAAAAACAAACGTTATTTATACGTATTTCACAAGAAAAACATTAAACGAAAACGGATTGGGTTCTGTATTGTTTAATGCACTTAACGTTCCTGCAACTTTAAAACCATATGATGCAAATGGCGAATTTACTTTAGTGCCAAGTACAACAGGTTTAGGAAATGAGATTATTAACCCGCTTGCTCAGATTGCTAATACATATAATGATTACAATTATAAAAAACTGAACGGAAACTTTGGTCTTGATTACAAAATTTTCAAAGGATTTACACTTTCAAGTTCAATCGGTTTTAATACTTCAAATAGTGAAGGTAAATCTTTCGCAAAGCAAATTAGTTATGGCGGAAAAGTATTTGACGTTCAAAGAAGTTCTGTTAATCAATCGGCAGTAAATGATAACAATTATTCATTTGACCTTTTTGGAACTTACACCACAAAAATTGCAGACGCACATAATGTTACAGGAACTCTTGGTACAACTATTTTTAAAGAATGGGGTAACGGACTTTCTGCAACAGGTTTTGATGTTCCTAATAACTCTTGGGAATTTGCCGATATTTCTTTAACAAAAGGAGTTTCAGCAACCTTAACAAACAGTTCATACGTTTATGATCAAAGAAGATTATCTTATTTTGGAAGACTTCAATACGATTATAAAGGAAAGTATTTATTATCTGGAATGCTTCGTCGTGATTCTTCTACAAAATTTGGACCTGGAAACAAAGTGGGATATTTTCCATCATTCACTGCAGGTTGGGTAGTTTCTGAAGAAGGATTTTTTGGAACTCCTAAATTTATTAATTTCTTGAAATTAAGAGGAAGTTACGGTACTTTAGGAAATGATCAAATCCAGAATTATGGATATTTAGGACTTTTAAACGGAGAAGCAACGTATGTTTTTGATGGTACTTTAGTAAACGGAACAGCAGGAGGACAAGTTCCTAACCCGGATTTGAAATGGGAAGAAGCACAGAAATTTGACGTCGGTTTAGATTTAAAAGTTTTAAATGATAAAGTTTTCATCGTAGCAGATTATTTCATCGATACCAGAAAAGATTTATTGATTCAAAATATTCCGGTTTCAGGAATTACAGGTACAGGTGCTCCAGGTGCAAGTGCTCCAACTTTAAATGCAGGATCTGTTAGAAATAAAGGTTTTGAATTCTCTGTTGAGTATAAAGATAAAATTTCTGATTCATTCTCATTTAGTCTAGCTTACAATGTAACATTCCTTAAAAATGAAGTGTTAGAAGTAAACAACGGAACAGGATTTATCGAGACTGGTGCTTTTGGTGTAGGACAACCAGCTGCAGCACGTATGGAAGTAGGAAAACCAATTGGATATTTCTATGGATATAAAACAGACGGAATTTTCCAAAATCAGGCAGAAGTTGATGCTCATCCATCACAAGTTGCTTTAGGAGCTGCTGCAGCGCCGGGAGATCTTCGTTATGTTGATGTAAATGGCGATGGTGTAATTGATACAAAAGATAAAACAAACATTGGAGATCCAATTCCGGATGCAACAATGGGATTCAATCTTCAGTTAAATTATAAAAACGTAGATTTCGCCGTTTATACTTTTGCTTCAGTAGGAAACGATATGATTCGTAACTACGAAAGAACACTTTCTGATGCTAATCGTTTAAATTATGTTTTAGACAGATGGACAGGAGAAGGATCAACAAATTCAACACCTAGAGTGACAACAGGAGCAACATCAAACAATGTACTTTCTAGTTATTTTGTTGAAGATGCTTCTTATTTCAGAATCCAAAATGTTCAGTTAGGATATTCACTTAGTCCTAGCGTTACTCAAAAAGTGGGAATCTCAAAATTAAGACTTTATGCAGGAGTAAATAACCTATACACATTTACCAAATATAAAGGTTTTGATCCGGGAGCTTCTAGCGGTGCGCCAATTGGTGGAGGAATCGATTACGGATTCTACCCAATTCCAAGAACCTATTTAATGGGGCTTAACATTAATTTCTAA
- a CDS encoding family 16 glycosylhydrolase, translating into MKKYNKYFVLLFALLLAISCQKDDYSFGDLTAPSNIQVTAEIVGKTADDPNGDGSGTVKFTSKADGAVSYKYVFSDGTSETSPSGIFTKRFTKTGVNTYTVTVIANGRGGVASNTTVDVTVLSNFSDDEAVQFLTAGTSKKWYWSASEAGHLGVGQNDGDATKNYYANYYQAGPFEKAGSPASSCLYENELTFSLVDGQLKYELDNGGSTFFNAAFTSVAGGSGPDDACLSYNASGVKNVSLSPSESVVTKNPNHATQTRGTMLNFSDGGFMGYYIGQSSYEILSITANRMVVRAVMGGNPALAWYHIFTTTKPTQNPTTDYTNLVWSDEFNTDGAPDATKWNYDLGRGDNGWGNNEKQNYTNSASNIKVEGGNLVITAKKEASGGADYSSARLKSDAKFAFTYGKVEVRAKLPAGAGTWPAIWMLGQNYATKPWPACGEIDIMEHVGNNQNVILSTLHYPGHSGGNGNTASKTYANVSTEFHVYKLIWSPTSVKTYVDDDLLHSVANDGSLPFNSDFFMILNVAMGGNLGGNIDSAFTQASMQIDYVRIYQ; encoded by the coding sequence ATGAAAAAATATAATAAATACTTCGTATTACTTTTTGCTCTGCTGTTAGCAATAAGTTGTCAAAAAGACGATTATTCTTTTGGCGATTTAACGGCTCCTTCAAACATTCAGGTTACAGCTGAGATTGTAGGTAAAACTGCCGATGATCCAAACGGAGACGGATCAGGAACTGTAAAATTTACTTCAAAAGCAGATGGTGCAGTTTCCTATAAATATGTTTTTAGCGACGGAACTTCAGAGACTTCACCAAGCGGAATTTTCACAAAACGTTTCACAAAAACGGGTGTAAATACCTATACAGTTACTGTAATTGCAAACGGTAGGGGTGGTGTAGCATCAAACACAACAGTAGATGTTACTGTATTAAGTAACTTTAGCGACGACGAAGCAGTTCAGTTCTTAACCGCTGGTACCTCTAAAAAATGGTATTGGTCAGCTTCAGAAGCAGGACACTTAGGAGTTGGTCAAAACGATGGAGATGCAACTAAAAACTACTATGCAAACTACTATCAGGCAGGACCATTTGAAAAAGCGGGTTCACCAGCAAGCAGCTGTTTATATGAAAACGAGTTGACTTTCTCTTTAGTTGACGGACAATTGAAATATGAATTAGACAATGGCGGATCAACATTCTTTAATGCTGCATTTACAAGTGTAGCAGGAGGAAGTGGACCAGATGATGCTTGTTTATCTTATAACGCAAGCGGAGTTAAAAACGTTTCATTAAGCCCATCAGAATCTGTTGTGACTAAAAACCCTAACCATGCAACACAAACAAGAGGAACTATGTTGAATTTCTCTGATGGTGGATTTATGGGGTACTATATTGGCCAAAGTTCTTACGAGATCTTATCTATCACAGCCAACAGAATGGTAGTAAGAGCTGTAATGGGAGGAAATCCTGCATTAGCCTGGTATCATATTTTTACCACTACAAAGCCAACTCAAAATCCAACAACAGATTATACAAATCTGGTTTGGTCAGATGAGTTCAATACAGATGGAGCTCCTGATGCAACAAAATGGAATTATGATTTAGGAAGAGGCGATAACGGCTGGGGAAATAATGAAAAACAAAATTATACCAACTCAGCTTCAAACATCAAAGTAGAAGGCGGAAACTTAGTAATTACAGCTAAAAAAGAAGCTTCTGGAGGAGCTGATTACTCTTCTGCAAGATTAAAATCAGATGCTAAATTTGCTTTCACTTACGGAAAAGTTGAGGTTCGTGCTAAACTTCCTGCTGGTGCGGGAACATGGCCGGCGATTTGGATGTTAGGACAAAATTATGCGACCAAACCTTGGCCGGCTTGTGGGGAAATAGATATTATGGAACACGTGGGCAACAACCAAAACGTAATACTTAGTACACTTCATTACCCTGGACATTCAGGCGGAAACGGAAATACAGCATCAAAAACATATGCCAATGTTTCAACAGAATTCCATGTTTATAAATTAATATGGAGCCCTACATCAGTAAAAACGTATGTAGACGACGATTTACTTCATTCTGTAGCAAACGATGGTTCTTTACCTTTTAACAGCGACTTTTTCATGATTTTAAATGTAGCAATGGGAGGTAATTTAGGCGGAAATATTGACAGTGCATTTACGCAGGCATCTATGCAGATTGACTACGTGAGAATCTATCAATAG
- a CDS encoding glycoside hydrolase family 16 protein, with translation MKKIILLLLISGFSHAQEVKRKLVWEEDFNKKNINEKVWNFELGDGCPNLCGYGNNERQIYTKTNHEIKDGNLIIEARKEGTKYTSTKITTKGKKEFKYGRIEARAKLPIGHGLWPAFWMLGANIDEVKWPKTGEIDILEYIGRDPHMVYTTLHTQDSHGNTINTKRTEFPNIEEGYHVYAIEWNKEKIDFFVDQTLVYTFNPPVKNEDTWPFDKPFYIIVNLAIGGNFGGPEVDDSVFPQKYYVDYVRVYQ, from the coding sequence ATGAAAAAAATAATTTTACTATTGTTAATCAGCGGTTTTTCGCATGCGCAGGAAGTAAAAAGAAAATTAGTCTGGGAAGAAGATTTTAATAAGAAAAACATAAACGAAAAAGTCTGGAATTTCGAACTTGGTGACGGATGTCCAAACCTTTGCGGATACGGAAATAATGAAAGACAGATTTATACCAAAACCAATCACGAGATTAAAGATGGAAATCTGATTATCGAAGCCAGAAAAGAAGGAACTAAATATACTTCGACAAAAATTACCACAAAAGGCAAAAAAGAATTTAAATACGGCCGCATCGAAGCCAGAGCAAAACTCCCAATTGGTCACGGATTATGGCCGGCATTCTGGATGCTGGGTGCTAATATAGATGAAGTAAAATGGCCAAAAACAGGAGAAATTGATATTTTAGAATATATCGGAAGAGATCCTCACATGGTTTATACAACGCTTCATACGCAAGACAGTCACGGAAATACAATTAATACAAAGCGAACAGAATTTCCAAATATTGAAGAAGGATATCATGTATATGCAATTGAATGGAATAAAGAAAAGATTGACTTTTTTGTAGATCAAACATTGGTTTATACGTTCAACCCGCCAGTAAAAAATGAAGATACATGGCCTTTTGATAAGCCATTTTATATCATAGTAAATTTAGCTATTGGAGGTAATTTTGGAGGTCCTGAAGTAGATGATTCAGTTTTTCCTCAAAAATATTACGTTGATTACGTAAGAGTTTACCAATAA
- the nth gene encoding endonuclease III, translating into MNKEARVQFVIDTLKELYPTIPVPLDHKDPYTLLIAVLLSAQCTDVRVNQITPLLFAKADNPYDMVKMSVEEIKEIIRPCGLSPMKSKGIHGLSEILIEKHNGEVPQSFEALEALPAVGHKTASVVMSQAFGVPAFPVDTHIHRLMHRWNLSNGKSVAQTEKDAKRLFPRDLWNDLHLQIIWYGREYSPARGWSLEKDIITRTIGKKSIIEEAAKKKV; encoded by the coding sequence ATGAATAAAGAAGCCCGTGTGCAATTTGTTATAGATACACTAAAAGAACTCTACCCTACTATACCTGTACCGCTTGACCATAAAGATCCCTATACCTTATTAATTGCTGTTTTACTTTCGGCTCAATGTACTGATGTTCGCGTGAACCAGATTACGCCTTTATTATTTGCAAAAGCCGATAATCCGTATGATATGGTAAAAATGTCTGTGGAAGAAATAAAAGAAATTATTCGTCCGTGTGGTTTGTCGCCGATGAAATCAAAAGGAATTCACGGTTTGTCTGAAATTTTAATTGAGAAACATAATGGTGAAGTTCCGCAAAGTTTTGAAGCGCTTGAGGCTTTACCGGCTGTTGGACACAAAACAGCAAGTGTTGTAATGTCTCAGGCGTTTGGTGTTCCGGCTTTTCCGGTTGATACACACATTCACAGATTGATGCACAGATGGAATCTTTCTAACGGAAAAAGTGTTGCACAAACTGAAAAAGATGCGAAAAGATTATTTCCAAGAGATCTATGGAACGATCTTCATTTGCAGATTATTTGGTACGGAAGAGAGTATTCACCTGCCCGCGGATGGAGCTTAGAAAAAGATATTATTACCAGAACAATTGGTAAAAAATCTATAATAGAAGAAGCTGCTAAAAAGAAAGTTTAG